In Pyricularia oryzae 70-15 chromosome 2, whole genome shotgun sequence, one genomic interval encodes:
- a CDS encoding mitochondrial import inner membrane translocase subunit tim-14, producing the protein MASTVGLVAGAAVAAFLGRAGYVALRRSRGGVGAMGKAFYKGGFENKMNQKEASLILSLNERSITKDKVRKAHRTLMLLNHPDRGGSPYLATKINEAKELLEKQAS; encoded by the exons ATGGCCTCCACAGTTGGACTCGTCGCCGGCGCTGCCGTCGCAGCATTTCTT GGTCGCGCAGGCTACGTTGCATTGAGGAGGTCTCGTGGTGGCGTGGGCGCCATGGGCAAGGCATTTTACAAGGGCGGTTTCGAGAACAAGATGAACCAGAAAGAAGCCTCTCTGATTCTATCACTGAA CGAGCGGAGCATCACCAAAGACAAAGTGCGCAAGGCACACCGCACCCTCATGCTGCTGAACCACCCCGACCGAGGCGGCAGCCCATACCTTGCCACCAAAATCAACGAGGCCAAGGAACTACTCGAAAAGCAGGCTTCGTAG
- a CDS encoding ribosome biogenesis protein RLP24: protein MRIETCYFCSRPAYPGKGIQFVRNDARVFRFCRSKCHKNFKMKRNPRKLKWTKAFRKAAGKEMTVDSTLQLAARRNVPIRYNRDLFQKTLKAMDRIAEIRARRERVFYKKRMAGKREREVAAARKLVAENEHLLPRLRGSEKRRIAEERGITVEEVEEMSVGEMVEKAKLSKKAGKSKLFGKEVVRQRVRADGGIDTVVERTVGAGEDDDEDDAEWGSDADDVDGMDTD, encoded by the exons ATGAG GATCGAGACGTGCTATTTTTGTTCCAGGCCGGCCTACCCAGGCAAGGGCATACAGTTCGTCAGGAACGATGCTCGGGTATTTCGGTTCTGCAGGAGTAAATGCCACAAAAAC TTCAAGATGAAGCGCAACCCCCGCAAGCTCAAGTGGACAAAGGCCTTCCGCAAGGCGGCCGGCAAGGAAATGACGGTCGACTCAACGCTTCAGCTGGCGGCGAGGCGCAACGTCCCCATACGCTACAACCGCGACCTCTTCCAAAAGACGCTCAAGGCCATGGACCGCATCGCCGAGATCCGGGCCCGCCGCGAGCGCGTCTTTTACAAGAAGCGCATGGCCGGCAAGCGCGAGCGCGAGGTCGCCGCCGCGCGCAAGCTCGTTGCCGAGAACGAGCACCTGCTCCCGCGCCTGCGCGGCTCCGAGAAGCGCCGCATCGCCGAGGAGCGCGGCATCACGGTCGAGGAGGTCGAGGAGATGTCGGTCGGGGAGATGGTCGAGAAGGCCAAGCTGTCCAAGAAGGCGGGCAAGAGCAAGCTCTTTGGAAAGGAGGTCGTGCGCCAGCGGGTGCGGGCCGATGGTGGCATCGACACCGTCGTGGAGAGGACGgtcggcgccggcgaggacgacgacgaggacgatgcCGAGTGGGGAAGCGACGCAGACGATGTGGATGGCATGGATACCGACTGA
- a CDS encoding QDE-2-interacting protein: MAKDSKGHRAILESIFNGEDIFVDPNILGPDQDAAVDAWSMGAVKISDDFAGQPTRLCSSRPQDISIRPKKQGRTGDESNSSDGPTLRKTQMAKQQQQQQPRSGYRHMLRPKKPNTTAGDLDVDDVMADEVRRTQDTTWTGLGQGQLAPRDELFTPWSLVEKYPVNFIGNSNRPAASPYFQTPAVYDNQIWDFYYIQSPEAGKSPVLFVPTKQFQHLLKYINAAIGINLTIPIGTNADKFKVRFGLGGTPRPRFLGRTASLGEFLALPKLKSLPKDNPFNGVTPQAQQQFRELMQGLSNVQTFKKGDAKKKKRAIQRVADRQKWGLTTKRVQRYLGLRQGKQQSVVQELQNLTLGNSQAKLPPNIKFACVDVETYELNHNIVTEIGIAEIDTSSLRGIPAGDKTQNWFSMIKSHHYVVKENAWATNGQHVANNQQNFSFGQSQLVSRANIVQQVASHIGMPSPSRPGYRDACVVLVGHDIMADVEHLEKVNYDARKVPEIFDVVDTAHMFQHWRRESNATKLSRVLESLEIRHRYLHNAGNDATYTLQAMLAMAQVTRQESFDRAMGKKIERPFQENEVDNEGGWSSDEANDGGNPVVLPRANGYDST, encoded by the exons ATGGCTAAGGACTCTAAAGGCCATCGTGCCATCCTTGAATCCATTTTCAACGGCGAGGACATCTTCGTGGATCCCAACATACTGGGACCAGATCAAGACGCTGCCGTGGACGCATGGAGCATGGGCGCGGTGAAAATTTCTGATGATTTCGCTGGCCAACCGACCAGACTCTGTTCAAGCAGACCCCAGGATATCTCGATAAGGCCCAAGAAGCAAGGCAGGACTGGCGATGAATCTAACAGCTCAGACGGTCCGACCCTTCGCAAGACCCAGATGgccaagcagcagcaacagcagcagccgagGTCTGGATATCGCCATATGCTGCGCCCCAAGAAGCCGAACACCACTGCCGGCGACCTAGATGTCGACGATGTGATGGCAGATGAGGTGAGGCGGACTCAAGACACCACTTGGACAGGTCTGGGACAAGGTCAACTTGCACCACGGGACGAGTTATTCACTCCATGGTCACTTGTTGAGAAGTACCCGGTCAATTTCATTGGTAATAGCAATCGACCCGCAGCCTCTCCGTACTTTCAGACGCCGGCGGTTTATGACAACCAAATCTGGGACTTTTACTACATCCAGAGTCCAGAGGCCGGAAAATCGCCTGTGCTGTTTGTTCCGACAAAACAGTTCCAGCATCTTCTCAAATATATTAACGCCGCTATCGGTATCAACCTGACCATCCCCATCGGCACCAACGCGGATAAGTTCAAGGTCCGGTTCGGGCTGGGCGGCACACCCCGGCCTCGCTTCCTCGGCCGCACAGCTAGCCTTGGGGAATTTCTTGCCCTTCCCAAACTCAAATCGCTTCCCAAAGATAACCCTTTCAACGGCGTCACACCCCAGGCCCAGCAGCAGTTCCGGGAACTTATGCAAGGGCTGAGCAACGTGCAGACGTTCAAAAAAGGGGatgcaaagaagaagaagcgagCCATCCAGCGAGTTGCTGACCGTCAAAAATGGGGCTTAACTACCAAACGAGTACAACGCTATCTCGGCCTTCGCCAGGGCAAGCAACAGTCTGTAGTCCAAGAATTGCAGAATCTTACCCTTGGCAACTCACAAGCAAAACTTCCCCCCAACATCAAGTTCGCCTGTGTCGATGTCGAGACTTATGAGCTGAACCACAACATTGTCACCGAGATCGGCATTGCCGAAATCGACACCTCCTCCCTCCGgggcataccagccggggaCAAGACCCAGAATTGGTTCAGCATGATCAAGTCGCACCACTATGTGGTAAAGGAAAACGCGTGGGCCACGAACGGTCAGCATGTGGCAAACAACCAGCAGAACTTCAGTTTTGGACAGTCGCAACTGGTTTCCAGGGCAAATATCGTCCAGCAAGTGGCTTCTCATATCGGCATGCCCTCGCCGAGCCGGCCTGGTTACAGAGATGCTTGTGTTGTACTCGTTGGCCACGACATAATGGCCGATGTAGAGCATCTCGAAAAGGTCAACTACGATGCGCGCAAAGTGCCCGAAATTTTTGATGTGGTCGACACAGCGCACATGTTTCAGCATTGGCGCAGGGAGTCCAACGCAACCAAGTTGAGTCGTGTTTTAGAAAGCCTAGAGATACGTCATCGGTATCTTCACAACGCAGGCAACGATGCTACGTACACTCTTCAGGCCATGCTCGCAATGGCCCAGGTGACTCGACAGGAGAGTTTTGATAGGGCCATGGGCAAGAAGAT CGAGCGGCCTTTCCAAGAGAACGAGGTAGATAATGAAGGTGGTTGGAGCTCTGACGAAGCGAACGACGGCGGTAACCCTGTTGTCTTGCCCCGTGCAAACGGATATGATTCGACTTGA